The proteins below are encoded in one region of Apium graveolens cultivar Ventura chromosome 4, ASM990537v1, whole genome shotgun sequence:
- the LOC141717092 gene encoding uncharacterized protein LOC141717092, giving the protein MVNYRNFDEQMADLDIEEEENESFVLEGDSEEEVNRYDLCLVGRFLTGKTINARAMKSKMADIWRPTMGITINEIDQGIFLFQFYHKEDLQWVMGGGSWTFDNAMLLLEMVVVGEEPLKVQLWFLNIWIQIFDLPMGFMTEAVGKQLRNFFGEFLQYDIKNNTSIWREFMRIRIRLDVRKPLKRRKKIDKKDGSEFVVTCKYERWGEFCFSCGLVSHTDRFCRRFIDRRNVEGEKEWGVWLKTQPHRAAGKGHSKWLKEEDDATWEERIGRDQGYHIFRGGGGDSSNRNRRIMKESESRELVVKGLRDNSNKISSSNNTNLEGFNTCSNLLYGLLEEDSIGPKNEGCKRRRGDPTSIGIMDVDGGLQLIGSQVTQNNEEAVISNGDLAASTITLSAKLAGQASRSQRVSLDGTVEDWAILVQVFDFSQNHIDIIVDEGMSNPWRLSCFYGFPERERRHESWNFLRNLSSRVRAKGRRFHLGKEQRHSRLDQRKIKQGICKRLLVAFVSLCTLTVSHVIASDHDPIKTELVNATVSKKIFRFKFENTWLKEEEFSTEVSKFWLGLSPSHLLPKLIYVSSFMERRGRNFFHKFREKVLKQKAIIDELKNREDDDGIQMYYDEKEKLNDLLLHEELYWKQHAKAFWLEEGDSNSNFFHAIASNRKKMNHIESLKSEDGRLVTDHEELCSMLKRYYINVFAVDENVSTYLVHENEARISSTQNEMLTANLTFEEFSEAVKSMHPDKASAPDGLNPAFFQHFWNLLGREVFKCRQDWLLEESFSPGTNDTTLVLIPKKEKIEEIKDLRPIALCNVLYKIVAKVLANRLQKILPVMISEEQSAFVPGRNITDNVLVAFELIHYMKRKFSGQDGEVALKLDISKAYDRVCWDYLRSRMVAMGFSQKWIRWMMLCVTSVSYSISFQVSNEEASSIKEILKSYELFSGQAVNYQKLDVFFNANVRRDKQEEIKRVLNDKIWQRIQVWSMKLLSKTGKAVLIRKVAQFIPSYTMSCFMIPKSLCLEIERMMNAFWWKSNSSDNKGIRWLAWERMSMSKKRGGLGFRDLHGFNLALLGKQCWNIIHNPGALVSRVLKAKYFPYCHLLQANRTGGASYTWSGIWEAKEVLKEGMRWILGDGKEIKNLLING; this is encoded by the exons ATGGTGAATTATCGTAACTTTGATGAGCAAATGGCCGATCTCGACATTGAAGAAGAGGAGAATGAGAGCTTTGTTCTGGAAGGGGATAGTGAGGAGGAAGTCAATAGGTATGATTTATGCTTGGTAGGGAGGTTTCTCACTGGAAAAACCATAAATGCCAGAGCGATGAAATCGAAGATGGCTGATATTTGGAGACCCACCATGGGAATCACTATCAACGAGATTGATCAGGGGATTTTTTTGTTTCAGTTCTACCACAAGGAGGATCTGCAATGGGTAATGGGGGGAGGGTCGTGGACTTTTGATAATGCGATGTTGTTATTGGAGATGGTGGTTGTGGGGGAAGAACCTCTTAAGGTGCAACTCTGGTTTTTGAACATTTGGATTCAAATATTTGATCTTCCCATGGGATTTATGACAGAGGCTGTTGGAAAGCAACTTCGGAATTTTTTTGGAGAGTTTCTTCAATATGATATCAAGAACAACACATCTATTTGGAGAGAATTTATGCGTATTCGAATCAGGTTAGATGTACGTAAACCTCTCAAACGCAGgaagaaaattgataagaaaGATGGTTCTGAATTTGTGGTGACATGCAAGTATGAAAGGTGGGGGGAGTTCTGTTTTTCTTGTGGGTTGGTCTCACATACGGATCGGTTTTGTCGAAGGTTCATTGACAGAAGGAATGTAGAAGGGGAGAAAGAATGGGGTGTCTGGTTGAAAACTCAGCCACATAGGGCGGCGGGAAAGGGACATAGCAAGTGGCTAAAGGAGGAAGACGATGCCACGTGGGAGGAGAGAATTGGCAGAGATCAGGGTTACCATATTtttcgggggggggggggggacaGTTCAAACAGAAATCGTCGGATAATGAAAGAGAGTGAATCAAGGGAGTTAGTGGTCAAGGGATTGCGTGATAACAGTAACAAAATAAGTTCCTCAAATAATACTAATTTGGAGGGATTTAATACATGTTCAAATTTATTATATGGGCTTTTGGAGGAGGATAGTATTGGGCCTAAAAATGAGGGTTGCAAAAGAAGGCGAGGTGACCCAACAAGTATTGGTATTATGGATGTTGACGGGGGCCTACAACTTATTGGCTCACAAGTTACTCAAAACAACGAAGAAGCTGTGATTTCTAATGGGGATTTGGCAGCATCTACTATTACATTATCGGCTAAGCTTGCAGGACAAGCTAGCCGGTCACAACGAGTCTCATTGGATGGAACTGTCGAGGATTGGGCAATACTCGTACA GGTCTTTGATTTTTCTCAGAATCATATTGACATCATTGTCGACGAAGGCATGTCTAATCCGTGGAGGCTGTCTTGCTTCTATGGTTTCCCAGAACGTGAGAGACGGCATGAGTCTTGGAACTTCTTGCGAAATCTTTCATCTAG AGTTAGAGCTAAAGGTAGGAGGTTTCACTTGGGAAAAGAGCAGAGGCACTCAAGATTGGATCAGAGAAAGATTAAACAGGGCATTTGCAAACGACTCCTGGTGGCGTTTGTTTCCTTATGTACTTTAACTGTCTCTCATGTTATTGCATCagatcatgatccaatcaagactGAATTGGTTAATGCTACTGTGAGTAAAAAGATTTTTCGTTTTAAGTTTGAAAATACTTGGTTGAAAGAAGAAGAGTTTAGTACTGAGGTTTCTAAGTTTTGGCTAGGTCTTTCCCCGTCTCATTTACTTCCGAAGCTTATTTATGTGTCTTCTTTTATGGAAAGACGGGGAAGgaatttttttcataaatttagGGAGAAAGTGTTGAAACAGAAGGCGATTATTGATGAGTTAAAAAACAGAGAGGATGACGATGGTATTCAGATGTATTATGATGAAAAGGAAAAGCTCAATGACTTGTTATTACACGAGGAATTGTATTGGAAGCAACATGCAAAGGCTTTTTGGTTGGAGGAGGGAGATTCAAATTCTAATTTTTTCCATGCTATAGCCTCGAATAGGAAAAAGATGAATCATATAGAATCGTTGAAATCTGAGGATGGAAGGCTAGTGACAGATCATGAAGAGTTGTGTTCTATGTTGAAGAGGTACTATATCAATGTGTTTGCAGTAGATGAGAATGTTAGCACATACCTTGTTCATGAAAATGAAGCAAGAAtatcgagtactcaaaacgagATGTTAACTGCAAATCTAACATTTGAGGAGTTTTCCGAAGCTGTCAAGAGTATGCATCCAGATAAAGCTAGTGCGCCCGATGGTCTTAACCCAGCATTTTTTCAACATTTCTGGAATTTGCTTGGGAGGGAAGTTTTTAAATGCCGTCAAGACTGGTTGTTGGAAGAAAGTTTTTCACCAGGTACGAATGATACTACTCTGGTTCTTATCCCAAAGAAGGAGAAGATCGAGGAGATTAAAGATTTGAGACCTATAGCTCTCTGCAATGTTTTGTATAAGATTGTTGCCAAAGTGCTTGCTAATAGACTTCAAAAAATTTTGCCAGTGATGATTTCTGAAGAACAGTCAGCATTTGTACCAGGTCGAAACATTACGGATAATGTGCTTGTAGCTTTTGAGTTGATTCATTATATGAAAAGAAAATTTTCTGGCCAGGATGGAGAAGTAGCTCTTAAACTCGATATTAGCAAAGCATACGATCGAGTGTGTTGGGATTATTTGAGGAGTAGAATGGTAGCTATGGGCTTTTCTCAAAAGTGGATTAGGTGGATGATGCTTTGTGTTACTTCAGTTTCTTATTCCATCTCATTCCAAG ttTCTAATGAGGAGGCAAGCAGTATTAAGGAGATTTTAAAGTCGTATGAGTTGTTTTCAGGCCAAGCAGTCAATTATCAAAAATTGGATGTCTTCTTCAATGCCAATGTTCGTAGAGATAAACAAGAGGAAATCAAGAGAGTACTTAAT GATAAGATCTGGCAAAGAATACAGGTGTGGAGTATGAAGCTTTTATCTAAAACGGGGAAAGCTGTGTTAATAAGGAAAGTTGCTCAGTTTATTCCTTCTTACACGATGTCTTGTTTTATGATTCCAAAGTCGTTGTGTCTGGAAATTGAGAGGATGATGAACGCTTTTTGGTGGAAATCTAACTCGTCTGATAATAAAGGCATTCGTTGGTTAGCTTGGGAGAGGATGAGTATGTCGAAAAAAAGAGGTGGTTTGGGCTTTCGTGATCTCCATGGTTTTAACTTAGCTTTACTGGGAAAGCAATGCTGGAATATTATTCATAACCCTGGAGCGTTGGTGTCAAGAGTATTAAAGGCAAAGTATTTTCCATATTGTCATCTCTTGCAAGCAAACAGAACTGGTGGGGCTAGTTATACGTGGTCTGGCATCTGGGAAGCTAAGGAGGTCTTGAAGGAGGGGATGAGATGGATTTTAGGGGATGGGAAAGAGATAAAAAATTTACTTATAAATGGTTGA